In the genome of Hymenobacter cellulosivorans, one region contains:
- the amaB gene encoding L-piperidine-6-carboxylate dehydrogenase: MKLAIEEAAATGADVQEHDPHNIQQVLRELGIEAENAAYSTGLQWGGAGQNLKTISSPTDGRRIAAVAMATEADYDAVVRTAQEAFKTWRLVPAPKRGEIVRQIGNKLREYKEPLGKLVSYEMGKILQEGLGEVQEMIDICDFAVGLSRQLHGLTMHSERPAHRMYEQYHPLGIIGIISAFNFPVAVWSWNAMLAAVCGDVSIWKPSEKTPLVAVAVQHIIKDVLTENELPEGIFNVIIGGPEVGAAMAADTRVPLVSATGSTRMGKKVGEVVGARLGRALLELGGNNAIILTQHADLDMAMRAVVFGAVGTAGQRCTTTRRLIIHDSIYEDVKSRLLSIYPKLPIGNPLQDGNLVGPLIDKQAVEGFTKALEAVQAEGGTLLTGGKVLEGEQYATGTYVQPALVEAKNEYHTVQEETFAPILYLIKYSGGVDEAIELQNGVKQGLSSSIFTLNMREAEAFLAATGSDCGIANVNIGTSGAEIGGAFGGEKETGGGRESGSDAWKIYMRRQTNTINYSDQLPLAQGIKFDV; the protein is encoded by the coding sequence ATGAAACTCGCCATCGAAGAAGCCGCCGCCACCGGCGCCGACGTGCAGGAACACGACCCCCACAACATCCAGCAAGTACTGCGCGAGCTGGGCATCGAGGCCGAAAACGCCGCCTACAGCACCGGTTTGCAGTGGGGCGGGGCCGGCCAGAACCTCAAAACCATCAGCTCACCCACCGATGGCCGCCGCATTGCCGCCGTCGCCATGGCCACCGAAGCCGACTACGACGCGGTGGTGCGCACGGCCCAGGAGGCGTTCAAGACCTGGCGCCTGGTGCCGGCCCCGAAGCGGGGCGAGATTGTGCGCCAGATTGGCAACAAGCTGCGCGAATACAAGGAGCCCCTGGGCAAGCTGGTAAGCTACGAGATGGGCAAGATCCTGCAGGAAGGCCTGGGCGAAGTGCAGGAAATGATTGACATCTGCGACTTTGCCGTGGGCCTCTCGCGCCAGCTCCATGGCCTGACCATGCACTCCGAGCGGCCCGCCCACCGCATGTACGAGCAATACCACCCGCTGGGCATCATCGGCATCATCTCGGCCTTCAACTTCCCGGTGGCCGTGTGGAGCTGGAACGCCATGCTGGCCGCCGTCTGCGGCGACGTGAGCATTTGGAAGCCTTCGGAAAAGACCCCGCTGGTCGCCGTGGCTGTGCAGCACATCATCAAGGACGTACTGACGGAAAACGAACTGCCCGAGGGCATCTTCAACGTCATCATCGGCGGGCCCGAAGTAGGTGCCGCCATGGCCGCCGACACCCGCGTACCGCTGGTATCGGCTACCGGCTCGACCCGCATGGGCAAGAAGGTCGGCGAAGTAGTAGGCGCCCGTCTGGGCCGTGCCTTGCTGGAGTTGGGTGGCAACAACGCCATCATCCTGACCCAGCACGCCGACCTCGACATGGCCATGCGGGCCGTGGTATTCGGGGCCGTGGGCACGGCCGGGCAGCGCTGCACCACCACGCGCCGCCTCATCATCCACGACTCGATTTACGAGGACGTGAAGAGCCGTCTGCTGAGCATTTACCCCAAGCTGCCCATCGGCAACCCCCTGCAGGATGGCAACCTCGTAGGTCCGCTCATCGACAAGCAGGCCGTGGAAGGATTCACCAAGGCCCTGGAAGCTGTGCAGGCCGAAGGCGGCACATTGCTGACCGGTGGCAAAGTGTTGGAAGGCGAGCAGTACGCTACGGGCACCTACGTGCAGCCGGCCCTGGTGGAAGCCAAGAACGAGTACCACACCGTGCAGGAAGAAACCTTCGCGCCCATCCTCTACCTGATTAAATACTCGGGCGGGGTAGATGAGGCCATTGAGCTGCAGAACGGCGTGAAGCAGGGCTTGTCCTCATCTATCTTCACCCTGAACATGCGCGAGGCCGAAGCCTTCCTGGCCGCCACCGGCTCCGACTGCGGCATTGCCAACGTGAACATCGGCACCTCAGGGGCTGAAATTGGCGGGGCCTTCGGGGGCGAGAAAGAAACCGGCGGGGGCCGGGAGTCCGGCTCCGACGCTTGGAAGATCTACATGCGCCGCCAGACCAACACCATCAACTATTCCGACCAGCTCCCGCTGGCCCAGGGCATCAAGTTCGACGTGTAG
- a CDS encoding T9SS type A sorting domain-containing protein — protein sequence MKHSYLITGALAVCLALQTGTSRAQTAASSPYVTVAGTVSPDRYACSLGLRADGTLWSWGVNQAGQLGYNTSGGLGAYPTPQQIITPATATPGTVWTHFTIATNAVFALRSDGSLWAWGDIFGHGPTGAYGSLPRLISPPSTAAPGTVWTQLSAGSRHMLALRSDHSLWTWGGPTYTANGINQYSNVPVPVPTPASAAPGTYWTHISAGDEYSMALRSDGTLWGWGNNYYGVLGVYQNQGAFKDLPPTQVPDPPTAAAGTTWTYVKAGNFLTAALRSDGSLWTWGGTNVYEPLKQIPIPSTAPASARWMAITVGDDCYGALLSDSTLWTWGGNSHGQLGIGVTTFQTNPIQEYRRSHWSTVAMGNQFSLAIDSKGDIYGTGFNGLGALGDGTTQTNRLVFTRSLSPLLAAAPPRTLPAPQASPNPAHDYLSVPGLAPTATLRLHDAQGRLVREARPVAGRLDVRGLSPGLYLLTVQEPGQASRAARVVLE from the coding sequence ATGAAGCACTCTTACCTTATAACCGGCGCCCTGGCTGTATGCCTGGCGCTGCAAACCGGGACTAGCCGCGCCCAAACCGCCGCTTCCTCGCCCTACGTTACGGTAGCTGGTACGGTATCGCCTGACCGTTATGCCTGTTCGCTGGGCTTGCGGGCCGACGGAACCCTCTGGTCGTGGGGCGTAAACCAAGCCGGACAGCTGGGCTACAATACATCCGGTGGTTTGGGGGCTTACCCAACACCCCAACAGATTATCACGCCCGCCACTGCCACGCCGGGGACCGTTTGGACGCACTTTACGATAGCCACTAATGCAGTCTTTGCCCTGCGCTCCGATGGCTCACTATGGGCCTGGGGCGACATTTTTGGCCACGGTCCTACCGGGGCCTATGGGTCGCTACCTAGGCTCATATCACCTCCTTCTACGGCCGCACCGGGCACCGTCTGGACTCAGCTTTCTGCGGGCTCCCGCCACATGCTGGCCCTGCGCTCCGACCACTCGCTGTGGACCTGGGGCGGTCCTACCTATACGGCTAATGGTATTAATCAATATAGTAACGTGCCCGTGCCGGTACCAACCCCTGCCAGTGCAGCTCCTGGCACATACTGGACGCATATAAGCGCAGGCGACGAATACAGCATGGCCTTGCGTTCCGACGGAACCCTCTGGGGTTGGGGCAATAATTACTACGGAGTCCTGGGAGTGTATCAGAACCAAGGCGCTTTTAAAGATTTGCCCCCTACACAGGTACCTGACCCGCCCACCGCTGCGGCCGGCACCACCTGGACATACGTTAAGGCGGGCAACTTCCTTACGGCAGCCCTGCGCTCGGATGGCTCGCTCTGGACCTGGGGCGGCACCAACGTTTATGAACCTTTGAAGCAGATACCGATACCCAGTACGGCCCCGGCTTCGGCCCGCTGGATGGCTATTACGGTCGGAGACGACTGCTACGGGGCCTTGCTATCGGATAGCACGCTCTGGACCTGGGGGGGCAATTCGCATGGGCAGCTCGGAATAGGGGTGACTACTTTCCAGACCAACCCGATCCAAGAATACAGACGCAGCCACTGGAGCACAGTGGCTATGGGCAACCAATTCAGCCTGGCCATTGACTCGAAGGGCGACATCTATGGCACGGGCTTCAATGGCCTAGGGGCGCTCGGCGACGGTACTACGCAAACCAACCGCCTGGTCTTTACCCGCTCCTTGAGCCCGCTGCTGGCCGCCGCCCCGCCCCGCACCCTGCCCGCGCCCCAGGCCAGCCCCAACCCCGCCCACGACTACCTGAGCGTGCCCGGCCTGGCCCCCACCGCCACCCTGCGCCTGCACGACGCCCAGGGCCGCCTCGTGCGCGAGGCCCGGCCCGTAGCTGGCCGGCTCGACGTGCGCGGCCTCTCGCCCGGTCTCTACTTGCTCACGGTGCAGGAGCCCGGCCAAGCCTCCCGCGCCGCCCGGGTAGTGCTGGAGTAG
- a CDS encoding Do family serine endopeptidase, whose amino-acid sequence MQAKQMMLGLLGSAILGGGVAVGGYKLLEPERDNANQVVAADPNVRYTSELRKSDYIVPEGLNFVAAASSVTPAVVHVMTEYAPKASSGGGQRMDPFLRQFFGDDYDQYRSPQAGPSVGSGSGVIIAANGYIVTNNHVIDKADKIEVVLDDKRKYKAELVGADPTTDLALLKVEAASLPFIRYGNSDNVKVGEWVLAVGNPFNLNSTVTAGIISAKGRNINILRREDNMGIESFLQTDAVVNPGNSGGALVNLNGDLIGINSAIASRSGAFEGYSFAVPSSIVSKVVEDLLKYKVVQRALLGVNIREVDATLASEKKLATLNGVYVMGMGKNSAAAAAGIQEGDIITEINGVKVNTSSQLQEQVARFRPGDKIKVSLLRANDSKTVTATLRNSTGTTDIIREEVAKAIKYEGATLAPVSKQEMNKLGIEGGAKISGVKGSNFKETGIDEGFIITRIDKNKVTKPQDVQQLLEAAKENQGALVEGVYPDGRKAYYPIGQAE is encoded by the coding sequence ATGCAAGCAAAACAAATGATGCTCGGCCTGCTCGGTTCTGCCATTCTTGGTGGTGGTGTGGCCGTTGGTGGGTATAAGCTGCTGGAGCCTGAGCGCGATAATGCCAATCAGGTAGTGGCGGCCGACCCCAATGTGCGCTACACCAGTGAGCTGCGCAAAAGTGACTATATCGTGCCCGAAGGACTCAACTTCGTGGCGGCCGCTTCCAGCGTGACGCCGGCCGTCGTGCACGTCATGACCGAGTATGCCCCGAAGGCCAGCAGCGGCGGGGGCCAGCGCATGGACCCTTTCCTGCGCCAGTTCTTCGGGGATGATTACGACCAGTACCGTTCGCCGCAGGCCGGTCCTTCGGTGGGCTCGGGCTCGGGGGTTATTATCGCGGCCAACGGCTATATCGTGACCAATAACCACGTAATTGATAAGGCCGACAAGATTGAAGTCGTGCTCGACGACAAGCGCAAGTACAAGGCCGAGTTGGTGGGCGCTGACCCCACGACCGACCTGGCCTTGCTCAAAGTAGAAGCTGCCAGCCTGCCCTTTATTCGCTACGGCAACTCCGACAACGTGAAAGTAGGGGAGTGGGTACTGGCCGTGGGCAACCCCTTCAACCTGAACTCGACCGTGACGGCCGGCATCATCTCGGCCAAGGGACGCAACATCAACATCCTGCGCCGTGAGGACAACATGGGGATTGAATCGTTCCTGCAGACCGACGCCGTGGTAAACCCCGGCAACTCGGGTGGGGCCCTGGTCAACCTGAACGGGGACCTGATTGGTATCAACTCGGCCATTGCTTCGCGCTCGGGGGCTTTCGAAGGCTACTCGTTTGCCGTGCCCAGCTCTATTGTGAGCAAGGTGGTAGAAGACCTGCTCAAGTACAAAGTGGTGCAGCGCGCCCTGCTCGGCGTCAATATCCGCGAGGTGGACGCTACCCTGGCTTCGGAGAAGAAGCTGGCTACCCTGAACGGCGTGTACGTGATGGGCATGGGTAAGAACAGCGCCGCCGCTGCCGCCGGCATTCAGGAAGGCGACATCATCACCGAAATCAACGGGGTGAAGGTGAATACCTCTTCGCAACTGCAGGAGCAGGTGGCCCGTTTCCGCCCCGGCGACAAAATCAAGGTGAGCCTGCTGCGGGCCAATGACAGCAAGACCGTAACGGCCACGCTGCGCAACTCGACTGGCACCACCGACATCATCCGCGAGGAGGTAGCCAAGGCGATTAAATACGAAGGCGCGACGCTGGCCCCGGTGAGCAAGCAGGAAATGAACAAGCTTGGCATTGAGGGCGGCGCGAAGATCAGCGGCGTGAAGGGTTCCAACTTTAAGGAAACCGGCATCGACGAAGGCTTCATCATTACCCGCATCGACAAGAACAAGGTGACCAAGCCCCAGGACGTGCAGCAGCTGCTCGAAGCTGCCAAGGAAAACCAGGGGGCCCTGGTAGAAGGCGTGTACCCCGATGGCCGCAAGGCCTACTACCCCATTGGGCAAGCCGAGTAA
- a CDS encoding Hsp20/alpha crystallin family protein, producing MATILYNNQPALRPARAFNKVLNDLLRDTLPTATEPSQSFVPLADILESEYGFELHLALPGVAKEDVKIDFQDGNLVISGERKAPVAEENGPKFRRMEMAYGEFTRSFRLPETVEVTAIEAQLTDGVLRVKLPFDSKKVTKHHIEIQ from the coding sequence ATGGCAACTATCCTGTATAACAACCAGCCTGCTTTGCGGCCCGCCCGCGCTTTTAATAAAGTTCTGAACGATTTACTGCGCGACACGCTGCCCACCGCTACCGAGCCCTCGCAGAGCTTCGTACCCCTGGCCGATATTCTAGAGTCGGAATACGGCTTTGAGCTGCATCTGGCGCTGCCCGGTGTGGCGAAAGAAGATGTGAAGATTGACTTTCAGGACGGGAATCTCGTAATTAGCGGGGAGCGCAAAGCCCCGGTCGCCGAGGAAAACGGTCCCAAGTTTCGCCGTATGGAAATGGCCTACGGTGAGTTCACCCGGTCGTTCCGCCTGCCCGAAACGGTTGAGGTTACCGCTATTGAGGCCCAGCTTACCGATGGTGTTCTGCGCGTGAAGCTGCCCTTTGACAGCAAGAAGGTGACGAAACACCACATTGAGATTCAGTAA
- a CDS encoding M20 metallopeptidase family protein, whose translation MTSAESVLQKIKSLAADAAEATNAVRQHLHAHPELSFAEVNTAAYVTAQLRELGLQPQPLATTGVVALIEGRNPAARTVALRADMDALPIQEQNEVPYKSTNPGVMHACGHDVHTASLLGAARILSQLRNEFEGTVKLIFQPGEELLPGGASLMIKEGVLENPKPASVLGQHVFPMLPAGKVGLRPGRYMASTDELYLTVRGKGGHGAMPEQNVDPVLVAAHIIVAAQQIVSRRASPKLPSVLSFGKVIANGATNVIPNEVYIEGTFRTLNEEWRREAHGHLRKLVEGLAESMGATAELEIRYGYPYLENEPELTARTRAAAEAYLGAENVVELDQWMAAEDFAYYSQVADACFYRLGTRSEDGRNASSVHTPTFDIDPKALEVGPGLMAWLTLQELAQ comes from the coding sequence ATGACTTCCGCCGAATCCGTGCTTCAGAAAATAAAGTCCCTGGCAGCCGATGCTGCCGAGGCTACCAATGCCGTGCGCCAGCACCTGCATGCCCATCCGGAGCTGTCCTTCGCCGAAGTCAATACCGCCGCCTACGTCACGGCGCAGCTGCGGGAGCTAGGGCTGCAGCCTCAGCCGCTGGCTACTACCGGCGTGGTTGCCCTTATTGAAGGCCGCAACCCCGCCGCCCGCACCGTGGCCCTGCGCGCCGACATGGACGCGCTGCCCATTCAAGAGCAGAACGAGGTGCCCTACAAGTCAACCAACCCAGGTGTCATGCACGCCTGCGGCCACGACGTGCACACGGCTTCGCTGCTCGGGGCGGCCCGCATCTTGAGCCAGCTGCGCAACGAGTTTGAGGGCACGGTCAAGCTGATTTTCCAGCCCGGCGAGGAATTGCTGCCCGGTGGTGCCTCGCTCATGATTAAGGAAGGCGTCCTGGAAAACCCCAAGCCGGCCAGCGTGTTGGGTCAGCACGTATTCCCGATGCTGCCCGCCGGCAAGGTCGGTCTGCGGCCCGGCCGCTACATGGCCAGCACCGATGAGCTCTACCTGACCGTGCGTGGCAAGGGCGGCCACGGGGCCATGCCTGAGCAAAACGTGGACCCTGTGCTAGTAGCGGCCCACATCATCGTGGCGGCCCAGCAGATTGTGAGCCGCCGGGCCAGCCCCAAGCTCCCCTCAGTCTTATCATTCGGGAAAGTTATTGCCAACGGGGCTACCAACGTTATTCCCAACGAGGTCTATATTGAGGGCACGTTCCGGACGCTAAACGAGGAGTGGCGCCGCGAAGCCCACGGCCACTTGCGCAAGCTGGTGGAAGGCCTAGCCGAGTCGATGGGAGCCACAGCCGAGCTGGAAATCCGCTATGGCTACCCGTACCTGGAAAACGAGCCGGAGCTCACGGCCCGCACCCGCGCCGCTGCTGAAGCCTACCTGGGAGCCGAAAACGTAGTGGAGCTGGACCAGTGGATGGCCGCCGAAGACTTTGCCTACTACTCGCAGGTGGCTGACGCCTGCTTTTACCGCTTGGGCACCCGCAGCGAAGATGGCCGCAACGCTTCCTCGGTACACACGCCCACTTTCGACATTGACCCCAAAGCTCTGGAAGTGGGCCCCGGCCTGATGGCCTGGCTGACCCTGCAAGAGCTGGCCCAGTAG
- a CDS encoding sporulation protein, with amino-acid sequence MIHLVRNVLLLSSFLSLAACAASTPARSGAVAAPDTTRKPTAQAAPDDLSRFRPVFTAPKTTGLPAAPVNRAPVTPTAHVNPQIEQRLRDQAYTNQNVKYAQGFRILAYVGLEREQAMATRRAIISRYPEETDYITFKQPVFRLWVGDYLTRLEAEQAMLRIRPIAPKAELQPAQVVLNKSVF; translated from the coding sequence ATGATACACCTAGTTCGTAACGTGCTCCTGCTTTCCTCTTTCCTGTCGTTGGCGGCATGTGCGGCTTCCACGCCGGCCCGTTCCGGCGCCGTAGCCGCCCCCGACACTACCCGTAAGCCCACCGCCCAGGCGGCCCCCGACGACCTGAGCCGGTTTCGGCCGGTATTTACGGCGCCCAAAACCACCGGGCTGCCTGCCGCGCCCGTCAACCGTGCTCCAGTCACGCCCACGGCCCACGTCAACCCGCAGATTGAGCAGCGCCTGCGCGACCAGGCCTACACCAACCAGAATGTGAAATACGCCCAGGGTTTCCGCATCCTGGCCTACGTGGGCCTGGAGCGGGAGCAGGCCATGGCCACCCGGCGCGCCATCATCAGCCGCTACCCCGAAGAAACCGACTATATCACCTTCAAGCAGCCCGTGTTCCGCCTCTGGGTCGGGGATTATCTGACCCGTCTGGAAGCCGAGCAGGCCATGCTGCGCATCCGGCCCATTGCCCCCAAAGCTGAATTGCAGCCGGCCCAGGTAGTGCTCAATAAATCGGTCTTCTAA
- the deoC gene encoding deoxyribose-phosphate aldolase has product MSQNSTNLAARIDHTLLRPDATEAQIAQLCQEAAQARFASVCVPPCYVRFAAERLQGSGVPVCTVVGFPLGYQITKVKFFETHQALADGATEIDMVINVAAFKSGRLTEVQDEIGQLAELCHVKKAILKVIIETALLTPEEIITACQLCESAGADFVKTSTGFASRGASVEDIALMRRHLPAHMRIKAAGGIRTRTAALALVMAGADRLGSSNSLALLEENDTPSS; this is encoded by the coding sequence ATGAGTCAAAACTCTACGAATTTAGCTGCCCGCATCGATCATACGTTGCTGCGGCCCGATGCTACGGAAGCCCAGATTGCCCAGCTCTGCCAGGAAGCCGCCCAGGCCCGGTTTGCCTCCGTGTGTGTGCCGCCCTGCTACGTGCGCTTCGCCGCCGAGCGGCTGCAGGGCTCGGGCGTACCGGTCTGTACGGTGGTAGGCTTCCCGCTGGGTTACCAGATTACCAAGGTCAAGTTCTTCGAAACCCACCAGGCCCTAGCCGACGGCGCCACCGAAATCGATATGGTCATCAATGTGGCCGCGTTTAAATCGGGGCGGCTGACGGAGGTGCAGGACGAAATCGGGCAGCTGGCCGAGCTCTGCCACGTGAAGAAGGCCATTCTCAAGGTCATCATCGAAACGGCTCTGCTCACGCCCGAGGAAATTATAACGGCCTGCCAGCTCTGCGAATCGGCCGGGGCCGACTTCGTGAAAACCTCCACCGGCTTTGCCAGTCGGGGCGCGTCGGTGGAAGATATTGCCTTGATGCGTCGCCATCTGCCGGCCCACATGCGTATCAAGGCGGCCGGCGGCATTCGGACCCGTACGGCCGCTCTGGCCCTGGTCATGGCCGGTGCCGACCGGCTGGGTTCTTCGAATAGCCTAGCTTTGCTGGAAGAAAATGATACACCTAGTTCGTAA
- the secA gene encoding preprotein translocase subunit SecA, with translation MFDFFGKTVAKIFGTKSDRDLKEIIPYVALVNAEYAKLAQLSDDELRQQTDDVRSRIDAHLKGIDDQIGALHQRIADDPNLDITQKEQVFDQIDALEKQRNKELEVVLLQVLPTAFAIVKETARRYTQNGQLVVTATDFDREIASRKSNVTIQGDKATWSNKWTAAGAEITWDMVHYDVQLIGGVALHQGKISEMATGEGKTLVSTLPSFLNALARRGVHVVTVNDYLAKRDSEWNAPLFEFHKITVDCIDKHQPNTDARRKAYAADITYGTNNEFGFDYLRDNMARETSELVQRKHHYAMVDEVDSVLIDDARTPLIISGPVPRGDVHEFYQLKPRIQMLVDAQRKLVQNYLVEARKLIKEGKDGVKEGEGGLSLFRAYRGLPKSKPLIKFLSETGVRAVLQKVENHFLQDNSRMMPEADMPLYFTIDEKNNQIELTEKGIDLITAQGEDPHLFIMPDIGMEIAAIENNKAINNEDKLHQKEQLMADYNEKSERVHTVNQLLKAYTLFERDDQYILTEDGKVKIVDEQTGRVMEGRRYSDGLHQAIEAKENVRVEDATQTYATVTLQNYFRMYHKLSGMTGTAETEAGEFWEIYKLDVVVIPTNRGISRKDEHDKVYKTVREKYNAVAEEIQTLVKAGRPVLVGTTSVEISELVSRMLKLRSIPHQVLNAKQNQREAEIVAAAGYPGTVTIATNMAGRGTDIKLRETSKEAGGLAIIGTERHESRRVDRQLRGRAGRQGDPGSSQFFVSLEDNLMRLFGSDRIAKLMDRMGLEEGEVIQHSMITSSIERAQKKVEENNFGTRKRLLEYDDVMNAQREVVYKRRRNALFGERLELDIWNMIYDVCEDIVTGHKISNDYESFKLAIIRVFGYDTYITPQVFGSMQVPALVQKLYDEAMGYYHSKNEHIAGNTLPLVNDLLSNNAPYENIAIPFTDGRKQVTAVANLRKAQANGGHEAIRGMEKVVVLAIIDEAWTKHLRAMDDLKQVVQNAVYEQKDPLLVYKFESFELFKQMIGKVNEETVSFLFKADIPMNQEAGHTDEVEYFVEDELPAPAPAPKLKAQKETSSVSLGAGPEDMGPEDLPVAEKQVPVRSQKVANRNDKVSVQYMDGRVVRDVKYKSVEDDLLNERCVLVD, from the coding sequence ATGTTTGATTTTTTTGGGAAGACCGTCGCCAAGATTTTCGGGACCAAATCGGACCGGGACTTGAAGGAGATTATCCCGTACGTGGCACTCGTTAATGCCGAATATGCCAAACTGGCACAGCTATCCGACGATGAGCTCCGCCAGCAGACCGACGACGTGCGCAGCCGCATCGATGCGCACCTCAAAGGAATTGATGACCAGATAGGAGCCCTGCATCAGCGTATTGCCGATGATCCAAACCTGGATATCACGCAGAAGGAGCAGGTTTTCGACCAGATTGATGCCCTGGAAAAGCAGCGCAACAAGGAGCTCGAAGTAGTTTTGTTGCAGGTACTGCCCACGGCCTTTGCTATTGTAAAAGAAACGGCCCGCCGCTACACCCAGAACGGGCAGCTGGTGGTAACTGCTACCGATTTTGACCGCGAAATTGCCTCGCGCAAAAGCAACGTCACCATTCAGGGTGACAAAGCCACTTGGTCGAACAAGTGGACGGCGGCCGGCGCCGAAATCACCTGGGACATGGTGCACTACGATGTGCAGCTCATTGGCGGCGTAGCACTGCACCAAGGCAAGATTTCGGAAATGGCTACCGGGGAAGGTAAAACCCTGGTGTCGACTTTGCCCTCGTTCCTGAACGCCCTGGCCCGCCGTGGTGTGCACGTGGTAACGGTGAACGACTACTTGGCCAAGCGGGACTCGGAGTGGAACGCGCCCTTGTTCGAATTCCACAAAATCACTGTGGACTGCATCGACAAGCACCAGCCCAACACTGATGCCCGCCGCAAGGCCTACGCCGCCGACATCACCTACGGTACCAACAACGAATTCGGCTTCGACTACCTGCGCGACAACATGGCCCGCGAAACCAGCGAGCTGGTGCAGCGCAAGCATCACTACGCCATGGTCGACGAAGTGGACTCGGTGCTGATTGACGACGCCCGGACCCCGCTCATCATCTCGGGCCCCGTGCCCCGTGGCGACGTACACGAGTTCTACCAACTCAAGCCCCGCATCCAGATGCTGGTGGATGCCCAGCGCAAACTGGTGCAGAATTACTTGGTGGAAGCCCGTAAGCTCATTAAAGAAGGCAAAGACGGTGTGAAGGAAGGGGAGGGCGGTTTGTCGCTGTTCCGCGCCTACCGTGGTCTGCCCAAGAGCAAGCCTCTGATTAAGTTCCTGTCGGAAACTGGGGTGCGGGCCGTGCTGCAAAAGGTGGAAAACCACTTCCTGCAGGATAACTCCCGCATGATGCCCGAGGCCGATATGCCGTTGTACTTCACCATCGACGAGAAGAACAACCAGATTGAGCTGACCGAAAAAGGCATTGACCTGATTACGGCCCAGGGCGAGGATCCGCACCTGTTCATCATGCCCGACATCGGGATGGAAATTGCGGCCATCGAGAACAATAAGGCCATCAACAACGAGGACAAGCTGCACCAGAAGGAGCAGCTCATGGCCGACTACAACGAGAAGTCGGAGCGGGTGCACACTGTGAACCAGCTGCTGAAGGCCTACACCCTGTTTGAGCGCGACGACCAGTACATCCTGACCGAGGACGGTAAGGTGAAAATCGTGGATGAGCAGACCGGCCGTGTAATGGAAGGCCGCCGCTACTCCGACGGCTTGCACCAGGCTATTGAGGCTAAGGAAAACGTGCGCGTGGAAGACGCTACGCAGACCTACGCCACTGTTACGCTGCAGAACTACTTCCGCATGTACCACAAGCTTTCGGGCATGACGGGTACGGCCGAAACGGAAGCTGGCGAATTCTGGGAAATCTATAAGCTGGACGTGGTGGTTATTCCCACCAACCGCGGTATTTCCCGCAAAGACGAGCACGACAAAGTCTACAAGACTGTGCGTGAGAAATACAACGCCGTAGCCGAAGAAATCCAGACGCTGGTAAAAGCCGGCCGCCCGGTGCTGGTGGGTACGACGTCGGTAGAAATTTCGGAGCTGGTAAGCCGCATGCTTAAGCTGCGTAGCATTCCTCACCAGGTATTGAACGCCAAGCAAAACCAGCGCGAAGCTGAGATTGTAGCCGCCGCCGGTTACCCCGGCACTGTTACCATTGCCACCAACATGGCTGGCCGTGGTACCGACATCAAGCTGCGCGAAACCTCGAAAGAAGCCGGTGGTCTGGCCATCATCGGTACCGAGCGTCACGAGTCACGCCGCGTTGACCGGCAGTTGCGGGGCCGCGCCGGCCGCCAGGGCGACCCAGGTTCTTCGCAGTTCTTCGTCTCGTTGGAAGACAACCTGATGCGCCTGTTCGGCTCCGACCGGATTGCCAAGCTCATGGACCGCATGGGTCTGGAAGAGGGCGAGGTAATTCAGCACTCCATGATTACGAGCTCCATCGAGCGGGCTCAGAAGAAAGTGGAGGAAAACAACTTCGGTACCCGTAAGCGCCTGCTGGAGTACGACGACGTGATGAACGCCCAGCGCGAGGTAGTTTATAAGCGCCGCCGCAACGCCCTGTTTGGCGAGCGTCTGGAGCTTGACATCTGGAACATGATTTACGATGTCTGCGAGGACATCGTGACGGGCCACAAGATCAGCAACGACTACGAAAGCTTTAAGCTGGCCATCATCCGCGTGTTTGGCTACGATACCTACATCACCCCGCAGGTATTCGGCTCGATGCAGGTTCCGGCCCTGGTGCAGAAGCTCTACGACGAGGCTATGGGCTACTACCACAGCAAGAACGAGCACATTGCTGGCAACACCCTGCCGCTGGTGAACGATTTGCTGAGCAACAACGCCCCCTACGAGAACATTGCCATCCCCTTCACCGACGGCCGCAAACAGGTAACGGCGGTAGCCAACCTGCGCAAGGCCCAGGCCAACGGCGGCCACGAGGCCATCCGCGGCATGGAGAAAGTCGTGGTACTGGCCATCATCGACGAGGCCTGGACCAAGCACCTGCGCGCCATGGACGACCTGAAACAGGTAGTGCAGAACGCCGTGTACGAGCAGAAAGACCCGCTCTTGGTCTACAAGTTCGAGTCGTTTGAGCTCTTCAAGCAGATGATTGGCAAGGTGAACGAGGAAACCGTATCCTTCCTCTTCAAGGCCGACATCCCGATGAACCAGGAGGCTGGCCACACCGACGAGGTAGAGTACTTCGTAGAAGATGAGCTGCCCGCTCCGGCTCCTGCGCCCAAACTGAAGGCCCAGAAGGAAACTTCTTCGGTGTCGCTCGGCGCCGGGCCCGAAGACATGGGTCCCGAAGACCTGCCCGTAGCCGAAAAGCAGGTACCTGTACGCAGCCAGAAAGTTGCCAACCGCAACGATAAGGTGAGCGTGCAGTACATGGACGGCCGCGTGGTGCGCGACGTAAAGTATAAGAGCGTCGAGGACGACCTGCTCAACGAGCGGTGCGTGCTGGTTGACTAA